The Musa acuminata AAA Group cultivar baxijiao chromosome BXJ1-3, Cavendish_Baxijiao_AAA, whole genome shotgun sequence genome window below encodes:
- the LOC103979159 gene encoding uncharacterized protein LOC103979159: protein MSPSLAGQFGDTTYTKIFVGGLAWETQSETVRQHFEQFGEILEAVVITDKNTGRSKGYGFVTFREPAAATRACVDPSPVIDGRRANCNLASLGAQRSRPTTPPYGGNRSFRVVKSFHTGYQGGMGAAFPSPASFPHYAIQHGVPYGLLYGYSPFSSDYSYPAGYYSVYGGATAQYPVYGAAAGIMTGNTAFYPYFQFGQGSGGTATAMASGHGYSVPYPPVLHYSAVASTAGLAGLVQHFGGPLSIAPTPPAHAGMTMALTAPALSSPATYAHRLIPAPFSASTVPEQPLA, encoded by the exons ATGAGTCCAAGCTTGGCTGGGCAATTTGGAGACACCACTTACACAAAGATCTTTGTTGGGGGGTTGGCGTGGGAGACCCAGAGCGAGACAGTGAGGCAGCACTTTGAGCAGTTTGGGGAGATCCTGGAGGCTGTGGTGATCACCGACAAGAACACTGGAAGATCCAAAGGCTATGGATTC GTGACGTTCCGCGAGCCGGCGGCAGCGACGAGAGCCTGCGTCGATCCCTCGCCGGTGATCGATGGGCGGAGGGCTAATTGCAATCTTGCTTCACTGGGTGCTCAGAGATCTCGGCCTACAACACCCCCCTATG gaggaaacaggagctttaGGGTGGTGAAATCCTTTCATACAGGATACCAAGGTGGGATGGGTGCAGCTTTTCCTTCTCCTGCCTCCTTCCCTCATTATGCCATCCAACATGGTGTCCCATATGGCCTCCTCTATGG GTACTCTCCATTCTCCTCGGACTACAGCTACCCAGCG GGTTATTACAGTGTCTATGGAGGTGCTACCGCACAGTATCCAGTTTATGGAGCAGCGGCTGGAATAATGACCGGAAACACTGCCTTCTACCCCTACTTCCAGTTCGGGCAAGGCAGCGGAGGGACGGCCACCGCAATGGCGAGCGGACATGGCTACAGCGTTCCCTATCCACCGGTGCTCCACTACTCAGCAGTGGCCTCGACAGCGGGTTTGGCAGGGCTCGTGCAGCATTTTGGAGGGCCATTGTCCATCGCACCAACTCCTCCTGCACACGCAG GCATGACTATGGCTCTCACAGCTCCGGCGCTGTCATCTCCGGCCACCTATGCTCACCGGCTCATTCCCGCCCCCTTCTCCGCCTCGACCGTGCCCGAGCAACCCTTGGCTTAA